One region of Bacillota bacterium genomic DNA includes:
- a CDS encoding SPASM domain-containing protein, translating to MARSGTALSTGDRAMHCLPSCVHMFQRGGLYLAFDAGSGTLLVLDEAGWEALGEILQGSPPAATGASLPARRELEDLMRRGLLLSSVPVPVPPRPVLKALCLHVAHACQMRCAYCFAAGGGYGGRAELMPRQVARAAVDLLLDPSSGVRRWAIDFFGGEPLLNWPVVVDTILYARERAHRLGGQVQFTLTTNALELSRERAGFLEEHGVNLVVSLDGRPEVHDAVRQLADQSPTWHRALRGALRAVSALRGAAGPSLWVRGTFTRRNLDFACDAIFLFGLGFPQVSLEPVCGGPPELALRPDDLPVLAEQYGELALWCAERARAGRPVRFYHFELDPAGGPCLARRLAACGAGREYLAVTPTGELYACHQLVGVEQFLVGDVYRGITRPEVADRMGEHEVSRLEQCRQCWARFLCGGGCRAQAFFEHGTLGQPPTLECALQKVRWEWALWLRAQRHMTDQEA from the coding sequence ATGGCGAGGAGCGGAACAGCGCTATCGACGGGCGACAGGGCCATGCATTGCTTGCCATCGTGCGTGCACATGTTTCAGCGGGGCGGCCTCTACCTGGCCTTTGACGCCGGCAGCGGTACCCTCCTGGTGCTGGACGAGGCGGGTTGGGAGGCCCTGGGCGAGATCCTGCAGGGCTCCCCACCGGCAGCCACGGGCGCCTCGCTGCCCGCGCGGCGGGAACTGGAAGACCTGATGAGGCGGGGGCTGCTTCTCTCCTCTGTACCGGTGCCGGTGCCCCCCCGTCCCGTCCTCAAGGCGCTGTGCCTGCACGTGGCCCACGCCTGCCAGATGCGCTGTGCCTACTGCTTTGCCGCGGGAGGTGGTTACGGCGGCAGGGCGGAGTTGATGCCCCGCCAGGTGGCGCGGGCGGCCGTGGACTTGCTGCTGGACCCTTCGTCGGGGGTGAGGCGGTGGGCCATTGACTTCTTCGGCGGGGAGCCGCTGCTCAACTGGCCGGTTGTGGTGGATACTATCCTCTACGCTCGGGAGAGGGCTCACCGACTGGGAGGACAGGTGCAGTTCACCCTCACCACCAACGCCCTCGAGCTTTCCCGGGAACGAGCTGGCTTTCTGGAAGAGCACGGAGTCAACCTGGTGGTCAGCCTGGATGGGAGGCCCGAGGTGCACGACGCCGTGCGGCAGCTGGCCGACCAAAGCCCCACCTGGCACCGTGCCCTCCGGGGCGCCCTGCGGGCGGTCTCCGCCCTGCGGGGGGCAGCTGGTCCTTCCCTGTGGGTGCGGGGCACTTTTACCCGGCGCAACCTGGACTTCGCCTGCGATGCCATCTTCCTTTTCGGTCTGGGCTTTCCGCAGGTTTCCCTGGAGCCGGTATGCGGGGGGCCGCCCGAGCTGGCCCTCAGGCCGGATGACCTGCCCGTCCTGGCGGAGCAGTATGGAGAGCTTGCCCTCTGGTGCGCCGAGCGCGCCCGGGCGGGTCGGCCCGTCCGTTTCTACCATTTCGAGCTGGACCCGGCCGGGGGACCCTGTTTGGCCCGGCGCCTGGCCGCCTGTGGTGCTGGCCGGGAGTACCTGGCGGTGACTCCCACGGGAGAACTGTACGCCTGTCACCAACTGGTGGGAGTCGAACAATTCCTTGTGGGCGACGTGTACCGGGGGATCACGCGCCCCGAGGTGGCCGACCGGATGGGGGAGCACGAGGTCTCCCGCCTGGAGCAATGCCGCCAGTGCTGGGCGCGGTTCCTGTGCGGCGGCGGATGCCGGGCCCAGGCGTTCTTCGAGCATGGTACCCTGGGACAGCCTCCCACGCTGGAGTGCGCTCTGCAGAAAGTCCGCTGGGAATGGGCCCTCTGGCTGCGGGCTCAGCGGCACATGACTGACCAGGAAGCGTGA
- a CDS encoding M23 family metallopeptidase gives MFLGIGILVAAIWALPGYIARAYQVTVDGQPVGAVRSPGVVDEVVASLLGEARASSGVEVSLASSVDVQRVRKPQGPLLEQEQLRSALEGKLRFSAEAWSVRVNGTSVVALPREEDARRVIEEIKAAYCRPATGTVLVDVRFLQGVEVVREAVDLSRLRSPEEAKRILMRGTDKLVTYTVKRGDSLWRIAQQHGLTVEDLRRANPGIARSDLLQIGQELTVVKAEPYVTVATVERLVQEVAIPCPVEVKFSQDRWPWEEVVEKPGKNGRKQIVYEIYRQAGVEVERRVVEEVILEEPVTRVIVRGSREVPALGTGKFYWPVEGGGHITSGFGWRRRDWHPAIDIAAPEGTPVRAADSGVVTYVGWQGGYGRLIIIDHGQGVTTRYGHLSRVSVRPGDQVERGQVIGAVGETGRATGPHLHFEVRVGGEARNPLQYYPSSASR, from the coding sequence ATGTTTCTGGGCATCGGTATTCTGGTCGCAGCGATATGGGCGCTGCCGGGCTACATAGCGCGTGCCTACCAGGTGACGGTAGATGGTCAGCCGGTAGGTGCGGTCCGTTCGCCCGGAGTGGTGGATGAGGTCGTGGCATCGCTGTTGGGCGAGGCCCGCGCCAGTTCTGGGGTGGAAGTGTCTCTTGCCTCTTCGGTGGATGTGCAGAGGGTGAGGAAACCCCAGGGGCCCCTTCTTGAACAGGAGCAGCTCAGGTCGGCCCTCGAGGGCAAGCTCAGGTTTTCCGCTGAGGCCTGGTCCGTCAGGGTGAACGGCACCAGCGTGGTGGCCCTACCCAGAGAAGAGGATGCCCGCCGCGTAATCGAGGAAATCAAGGCTGCGTACTGCCGTCCCGCCACAGGGACAGTCCTGGTGGACGTGCGTTTCCTCCAGGGGGTGGAAGTGGTCCGGGAAGCCGTTGACCTCTCCCGGCTCAGGTCGCCCGAAGAAGCCAAGCGGATCCTCATGCGGGGGACGGATAAGCTGGTCACCTATACCGTCAAGCGGGGAGATTCCCTCTGGCGCATCGCTCAGCAGCACGGGCTTACCGTGGAGGATCTCCGCCGGGCGAACCCCGGCATTGCCCGGAGCGACCTCCTGCAGATAGGCCAGGAACTCACCGTGGTAAAGGCCGAGCCGTACGTGACGGTGGCCACCGTGGAGAGGCTGGTGCAGGAAGTAGCCATCCCCTGCCCGGTAGAAGTGAAGTTCAGTCAGGATCGCTGGCCGTGGGAAGAGGTCGTGGAGAAGCCGGGTAAGAACGGCAGAAAGCAGATCGTCTACGAAATCTACCGCCAGGCGGGGGTAGAGGTGGAACGCCGGGTGGTGGAAGAGGTTATCCTGGAGGAGCCGGTCACGCGGGTGATCGTGCGGGGCTCCCGGGAGGTTCCAGCCCTGGGTACGGGTAAGTTCTACTGGCCCGTCGAGGGCGGCGGTCACATCACCTCCGGTTTCGGATGGCGCCGCCGCGACTGGCACCCGGCCATAGACATTGCTGCCCCGGAGGGCACCCCGGTCAGGGCGGCCGACAGCGGTGTGGTCACATACGTCGGCTGGCAGGGCGGTTACGGTCGCCTGATCATCATTGACCACGGGCAGGGCGTGACTACCCGGTACGGGCATCTGTCCCGGGTGAGCGTGCGTCCGGGAGACCAGGTAGAGAGGGGGCAGGTGATAGGGGCGGTCGGTGAAACCGGCAGGGCTACCGGGCCCCATCTGCACTTCGAGGTCAGGGTTGGCGGCGAAGCCCGCAATCCGCTCCAGTATTATCCCAGTTCCGCCTCCAGGTAG
- a CDS encoding phosphosulfolactate synthase has product MPAMPSEGAWDDVITRPLKGRVGKPRQVGLTMVLDKGLGIAETRDLLEMAAPYLDIYKLTFGTPAFYPGDRLREKIALIRAYGVDVCPGGTLLEIAVLQGAAEAFLERTAELKFSCVEVSDGTISMAPSLRTWCIRKALALGFKVITEVGKKDPAHRMNPQDMREVAQHDLAEGAWKVIVEARESGKGVGIYDSSGSVKPGELEALVEGMNEEDLIWEAPLKDQQVALIRRFGPNVNLGNVPPHDVIALEALRAGMRADTLRDLVLANGGKLIAVPDAP; this is encoded by the coding sequence ATGCCTGCCATGCCGTCGGAAGGGGCATGGGATGACGTTATCACCAGGCCGCTCAAGGGCAGGGTGGGGAAACCCCGGCAGGTGGGCCTCACCATGGTCCTGGACAAGGGCCTGGGCATTGCAGAGACCCGCGATCTGCTGGAAATGGCGGCCCCGTACCTGGACATCTACAAGTTGACCTTCGGTACACCGGCATTTTACCCGGGCGACCGCCTGCGCGAGAAAATAGCCCTCATCCGGGCCTACGGCGTGGACGTATGCCCCGGGGGGACCCTGCTGGAGATTGCGGTCCTGCAGGGCGCGGCGGAGGCGTTTCTGGAGCGCACCGCCGAGCTGAAGTTCTCGTGCGTGGAGGTTTCCGACGGGACCATCAGCATGGCCCCGTCCCTGCGGACGTGGTGCATCCGGAAGGCACTGGCGCTGGGGTTCAAGGTGATCACCGAGGTGGGCAAGAAGGACCCCGCCCACCGCATGAACCCCCAGGACATGAGGGAGGTAGCGCAGCACGACCTGGCCGAGGGCGCCTGGAAAGTGATCGTGGAGGCGCGCGAGTCGGGCAAGGGAGTGGGCATCTACGACTCCTCGGGGTCGGTGAAGCCGGGGGAGCTTGAGGCGCTGGTGGAAGGTATGAATGAGGAGGATCTCATCTGGGAGGCTCCCCTCAAGGACCAGCAGGTGGCTCTCATCCGGCGTTTCGGACCCAATGTCAATCTGGGGAATGTCCCCCCGCATGACGTAATCGCCCTGGAGGCGCTGCGGGCTGGCATGCGAGCGGATACGCTCCGTGACCTGGTTCTGGCAAACGGAGGGAAACTCATAGCGGTCCCCGACGCTCCATAG
- a CDS encoding DUF441 family protein: MGAVAEALIVGGILIVAWLGKNHLVVWACLALLALMATGWTQHLHSLEEPTLKAGLTLLTLSILIPFVRRVKDVAGLWESLASPLGFFAALTGAVAAYLAGKGVPALRAHPEMAIGLIVGSVLGATLLRGVPTGPLIAAGVTGILLELWSRILRG, from the coding sequence GTGGGCGCGGTCGCGGAGGCCCTCATCGTAGGCGGGATCCTTATCGTGGCGTGGCTGGGCAAGAACCACCTGGTGGTGTGGGCATGCCTGGCCCTTCTTGCCCTAATGGCGACCGGCTGGACGCAGCACCTGCATAGCCTGGAGGAACCCACCCTGAAGGCGGGCCTGACTCTCCTCACCCTCTCCATCCTCATCCCGTTTGTCAGGCGGGTAAAGGACGTGGCCGGGCTGTGGGAGTCCCTGGCCAGCCCTCTGGGCTTCTTCGCTGCCCTGACCGGGGCAGTGGCTGCCTACCTGGCGGGCAAGGGCGTGCCGGCCCTGCGGGCCCACCCGGAAATGGCCATCGGGCTCATCGTGGGTTCCGTGCTGGGAGCTACCCTTCTACGCGGGGTTCCCACCGGTCCCCTGATCGCTGCCGGCGTTACCGGCATCCTGCTGGAGCTGTGGAGCCGGATTCTGCGGGGCTGA
- a CDS encoding MFS transporter, protein MRPLELAALSLVPFIMVLGNSMLIPVLPAIQRAVGRSDSGVGLLITAFSLVAGITIPFTGFLSDRVGRKKVIAPALVTYGVGGLICGLAAVVTPRPFSLMLLGRGIQGLGAGGTYQLAMALVGDAEQSRRRARSLGILESANGLGKVVSPVAGAALGLLSWFAVFFAYGFLALPAAAAVWFLVREPPRRRSAPPLSHYSRVLAQTFRDKGVSLLSGLAAGMAVLFVLFGALATYSDLLEARFGVKGFSKGLILAVPVTVMATLSYATGIMLQKILTRIAKPVLLVGLALVAGSLAWAPLAVAHRPWLAVMSAIGAGTGLVLPSLNLLFTSSVPEQERGLVTAVYGTARFWAVAMGPPAFGLAERVGLGPVFWVVAALALAVAAAVAVLLDTGRILPAQLKGKADTRTTAPQPAESAAAGSATPRPAGSAPQNPAPQLQQDAGNAGSDQGTGGNPA, encoded by the coding sequence TTGAGACCCCTCGAGCTCGCGGCGCTTTCGCTGGTGCCGTTCATCATGGTTCTGGGTAATTCCATGCTCATCCCGGTGCTACCCGCCATCCAGCGGGCGGTGGGGCGTAGTGACTCCGGCGTCGGTCTCCTCATCACGGCCTTTTCCCTGGTGGCCGGCATCACCATCCCCTTCACCGGATTCCTCTCTGACCGGGTGGGCCGCAAGAAGGTCATCGCCCCCGCCCTGGTGACCTACGGCGTGGGAGGTCTGATTTGCGGGCTGGCAGCCGTCGTGACGCCACGGCCTTTCTCCCTCATGCTGCTGGGCCGGGGCATCCAGGGCCTGGGGGCGGGCGGTACCTACCAGCTCGCCATGGCCCTGGTGGGGGATGCCGAGCAAAGCCGCCGGCGGGCGCGCTCGCTAGGCATCCTGGAGTCGGCCAACGGCCTGGGGAAGGTGGTATCGCCTGTTGCCGGGGCGGCCCTGGGCCTGCTCAGCTGGTTCGCCGTCTTTTTTGCCTACGGGTTTCTTGCCCTCCCGGCCGCGGCCGCCGTGTGGTTCCTGGTGCGGGAACCACCTCGCCGCCGGTCCGCCCCGCCTCTCTCCCACTACTCCCGCGTCCTCGCCCAGACCTTCCGAGACAAGGGGGTAAGCCTGCTCAGCGGCCTGGCAGCCGGCATGGCAGTGCTCTTCGTCCTGTTCGGCGCCCTGGCTACCTACTCCGACCTCCTGGAGGCCCGGTTCGGTGTCAAGGGGTTCAGCAAGGGTCTGATCCTGGCGGTACCCGTCACCGTGATGGCCACTCTGTCCTACGCCACCGGCATCATGCTCCAGAAGATCCTGACCCGCATTGCCAAACCGGTGCTCCTGGTAGGATTGGCCCTGGTGGCCGGTTCCCTCGCCTGGGCTCCCCTGGCGGTTGCCCACCGCCCCTGGCTAGCCGTGATGAGTGCCATCGGAGCAGGTACTGGCCTGGTGCTGCCATCCCTCAATCTGCTGTTCACCAGTTCGGTGCCGGAACAGGAGCGGGGACTCGTTACCGCGGTGTACGGCACCGCCCGGTTCTGGGCGGTAGCCATGGGCCCGCCCGCCTTCGGTTTGGCAGAGCGGGTGGGGCTCGGTCCGGTGTTCTGGGTAGTAGCGGCCCTGGCCCTGGCGGTGGCGGCCGCCGTGGCCGTGCTGCTGGACACCGGGAGGATCCTGCCGGCTCAACTCAAAGGCAAGGCCGATACAAGGACAACCGCGCCTCAACCGGCAGAGTCAGCGGCGGCCGGGTCAGCCACACCCCGGCCGGCAGGATCAGCCCCGCAGAATCCGGCTCCACAGCTCCAGCAGGATGCCGGTAACGCCGGCAGCGATCAGGGGACCGGTGGGAACCCCGCGTAG
- a CDS encoding DUF2619 domain-containing protein has protein sequence MFLHHAVAGMALVRLLSASLEFCAAMLMVFHFRTPAEALRLNAILGLVGPLIFVTVSCLGLAGLARELPGPRILLVVAGVILIILGTRS, from the coding sequence ATGTTTCTGCACCACGCTGTGGCGGGTATGGCTCTGGTCCGCTTGCTGTCCGCGAGTCTGGAGTTTTGCGCGGCCATGCTCATGGTGTTTCACTTCCGAACGCCGGCAGAGGCACTCCGCCTCAATGCCATTCTCGGGCTGGTTGGACCTCTGATCTTCGTCACCGTGAGTTGCCTGGGCCTGGCGGGCCTCGCGCGCGAACTACCGGGACCCAGGATATTGCTGGTCGTCGCGGGGGTCATTCTCATCATCCTGGGTACGCGAAGCTAG
- a CDS encoding response regulator, translating into MAQKVLIVEDEKPIAELVRFNLEKEGFQVETCFDGQEALRRVQADPPHLVILDLMLPGLDGLAVCREIRKNSQVPILMLTARADEVDRVVGLELGADDYVTKPFSPRELVARVRAILRRAAAPRAEGTPIRAADLVIDPGTYEVTKAGRRIPLSVKEFELLRILASRPGQILTRQVLLDEVWGYQYFGDARTVDVTVRRLREKIEDDPANPQYILTKRGAGYYFRKD; encoded by the coding sequence GTGGCGCAGAAGGTCCTGATCGTTGAAGATGAAAAGCCCATCGCTGAGCTGGTGCGCTTCAACCTCGAGAAAGAAGGTTTCCAGGTGGAAACTTGCTTTGACGGGCAGGAAGCGCTGCGGCGTGTCCAGGCCGATCCTCCCCACCTGGTGATCCTGGACCTCATGCTGCCGGGGCTGGACGGACTCGCGGTGTGCCGGGAGATACGCAAGAATTCCCAGGTGCCCATTCTCATGCTAACGGCGCGGGCCGACGAGGTTGACCGGGTGGTGGGGCTGGAACTGGGGGCCGACGACTACGTCACCAAGCCCTTCAGCCCCAGGGAACTGGTGGCGCGGGTGAGGGCCATCCTGAGACGGGCCGCTGCTCCTCGAGCGGAGGGTACCCCCATCCGGGCCGCGGACCTCGTCATCGATCCCGGCACGTACGAGGTGACAAAGGCCGGCCGACGCATCCCCCTGAGCGTCAAGGAGTTCGAGCTGCTGCGCATCCTGGCCTCGCGGCCGGGTCAGATCCTGACCAGACAGGTGTTGCTGGACGAGGTGTGGGGATACCAGTACTTCGGCGACGCCCGCACGGTGGACGTGACCGTGCGGCGCCTGCGGGAGAAGATCGAGGATGATCCGGCGAACCCCCAGTACATCCTCACCAAGCGGGGGGCAGGATACTATTTCCGCAAAGACTGA